Proteins encoded within one genomic window of Streptomyces sp. NBC_00523:
- the ybaK gene encoding Cys-tRNA(Pro) deacylase — translation MAKKQKKSPSGGTPATVALTAAGTEFTVHAYEHDPASPSYGEEAAEALGVSPDRVFKTLIADVDGRLTVAVVPVAGSLDLKALAAAAGGKRATMADPAAAERTTGYVRGGISPLGQRKRLPTVLDASSRTHPTICVSAGRRGLEVELSPEDLAALTGAVFADIGRG, via the coding sequence ATGGCCAAGAAGCAGAAGAAGTCCCCGTCCGGCGGCACCCCCGCCACGGTCGCCCTGACGGCGGCGGGCACGGAGTTCACCGTGCACGCGTACGAGCACGACCCGGCGTCGCCCTCCTACGGCGAGGAGGCGGCCGAGGCCCTGGGCGTCTCCCCCGACCGCGTCTTCAAGACCCTGATCGCCGACGTGGACGGCCGCCTGACGGTCGCCGTCGTCCCGGTCGCCGGCTCCCTGGACCTGAAGGCCCTGGCCGCGGCGGCCGGCGGCAAACGCGCCACGATGGCGGACCCGGCCGCGGCGGAACGCACCACGGGCTACGTCCGGGGCGGCATCTCCCCCCTGGGCCAGCGCAAACGCCTCCCCACGGTCCTGGACGCGTCCTCCCGCACCCACCCCACGATCTGCGTCTCGGCGGGCCGCCGCGGCCTGGAGGTGGAACTGTCCCCGGAGGACCTGGCAGCCCTGACGGGCGCGGTGTTCGCGGACATCGGCCGGGGCTGA
- a CDS encoding ABC transporter permease, which translates to MTAPLTPPNRPSSDDHHDWQKPGPGGEPGGPAAVYGSHLAPSPGVDREELRADLRRAGIVAAVVTVAGVLMGLLWLWLAPRVPLISDNTAVFLNDSEGEEAIGADGTFALLGLAFGAVSAGLVFLFHRRGGIWLTVGLAVGSVLGSLLAWQLGTRLGPTSDVVAHAREVGKGVVFDAPLEMHAHGVLLAWGLAAMVVHLGLTAAWGPREFEGEWASYGGWGPGAPSAPSSGVPSSGSDGA; encoded by the coding sequence GTGACCGCACCTCTGACGCCGCCGAACCGGCCCTCGTCCGACGACCACCACGACTGGCAGAAGCCGGGTCCGGGGGGTGAGCCGGGTGGTCCCGCCGCTGTGTACGGCTCCCACCTGGCGCCCTCGCCGGGGGTGGACCGGGAGGAGCTGCGGGCGGATCTGCGGCGGGCGGGGATCGTCGCCGCCGTGGTGACCGTCGCCGGAGTCCTGATGGGGCTGCTCTGGCTGTGGCTGGCGCCCCGGGTGCCGCTGATTTCCGACAACACCGCGGTCTTCCTCAACGACAGCGAGGGCGAGGAGGCGATCGGCGCCGACGGCACGTTCGCGCTGCTCGGGCTGGCGTTCGGGGCGGTTTCGGCGGGGCTCGTGTTCTTGTTCCACCGGCGCGGCGGTATCTGGCTGACGGTGGGTCTCGCGGTGGGCAGCGTCCTCGGGTCGCTGCTGGCGTGGCAGCTCGGGACGCGGCTGGGGCCGACGTCCGATGTGGTCGCGCACGCGCGTGAGGTCGGCAAGGGGGTCGTGTTCGACGCGCCTCTGGAGATGCACGCGCATGGGGTGCTGCTGGCTTGGGGGCTGGCGGCGATGGTGGTGCATCTGGGATTGACCGCGGCTTGGGGGCCGCGGGAGTTCGAGGGGGAGTGGGCGTCTTACGGGGGGTGGGGGCCGGGGGCGCCTTCGGCGCCGTCGTCCGGGGTGCCGTCTTCCGGGTCCGACGGGGCGTAG